From the genome of Setaria viridis chromosome 1, Setaria_viridis_v4.0, whole genome shotgun sequence:
GTTTGGTCAAACTTTACAGGCTGCTCGACGCCATTGACGTGTTGCTGACCGACGGCTGCCAGAGCCTGCTCGTTCCTCtccacgcgcgcggccggaAGCGGCATCACCAGGTCCCCTCCGATGCCGTGGCGACAGCCGACTGCTGCGTGCTGACGCGAGAGGACATCGTCCGCCACCTCTTCGGCTCCATCTCCCACTTCTCCCCGGTCGCCGTGCTCACAGTCGCCTCCCTCGGCCTCGTCCGCCGCGACGTGCACGCTGTCCACGTCGCCGACGACGGGCTCGACGCGATCCCGCTCCTACGTAGAGCCGTCTCGGACGGCACGGCCGTGGCCGTCGTTGCCGACGACAACGCGCTCGTCGGCGAGATCTGCCCCAGCGTGCTCGCGTCGTGTGACGTCGAGTCCGTATCGGCCGCCTTCGCCGCTCTCTCTGTGGGCGACGTCATGACGTACATCGACTGCTCTCTGTCGCACACGCCGCCGGAATTCTTGCTGCGCGCCGTCAGAGCCCAGCTCAAGGACAGAGGCCTCGACGCCATTGCGGAGCTCATGGACACCGCGGAGGCCGCCTCTCTTCCCTtgtccccgtcgtcgtcgtcgacctcCTCCGACGAGGACTCACCGTCGGGACGCGGACGACGCCCGAGGAGGATGTCGTCAGGGAGCTTCGGCTGGCGGTCGACGGAGGACGTCATGGCATGCCATTCCGGGAGCTCGCTTGTGGCCGTCATGGCCCAGGCCCTCGCGCACCGTGTAGGGTACGTCTGGGTCGTCGATGAGACCAGCAGCGCGCTCGTCGGAGTAGTGCGATTCGCCGATGTGCTCGCCGTACTCCTGGAGCATCTCCGCCCTCAATCCCAGTTGCTATGCCGATAATCAGC
Proteins encoded in this window:
- the LOC117863100 gene encoding CBS domain-containing protein CBSX5, with protein sequence MAATLLSHVVSDLCIGRPKVLTLLPSTPVAAALAALRAGADPFVFVDAEPAAHRLKRGAAAAYVKVGVADILCYVCGDAGNLRDPAAALGRPVSAVAAGYGVSHRVDPQTRLLDAIDVLLTDGCQSLLVPLHARGRKRHHQVPSDAVATADCCVLTREDIVRHLFGSISHFSPVAVLTVASLGLVRRDVHAVHVADDGLDAIPLLRRAVSDGTAVAVVADDNALVGEICPSVLASCDVESVSAAFAALSVGDVMTYIDCSLSHTPPEFLLRAVRAQLKDRGLDAIAELMDTAEAASLPLSPSSSSTSSDEDSPSGRGRRPRRMSSGSFGWRSTEDVMACHSGSSLVAVMAQALAHRVGYVWVVDETSSALVGVVRFADVLAVLLEHLRPQSQLLCR